A window from Dermacentor albipictus isolate Rhodes 1998 colony chromosome 10, USDA_Dalb.pri_finalv2, whole genome shotgun sequence encodes these proteins:
- the LOC135911494 gene encoding NADH dehydrogenase [ubiquinone] 1 beta subcomplex subunit 8, mitochondrial-like, which translates to MGRARREHDKPTGEVGPSRHFRWLDQAGLPLRHGQGSRKMAALVGRSGRFGQIVRYQLKVPLIASCRSAHWNKDWCPKPAPQTEEELRAAAKKYRMLPEDYKVRDQSEGLTWGDYPKIPTVPAGSRDPEEDYDFPYLRRNYGEPINIYMDAYTLERLDLQRQRTPMWKQIAMFLGTVIGFWYLSNLFNRPEFPKIGVDLGPPQRPNDGVVHYTFDPVE; encoded by the exons ATGGGACGGGCCCGACGTGAACACGATAAGCCTACCGGCGAGGTG GGCCCGTCTCGGCATTTCCGGTGGCTAGACCAGGCTGGACTTCCTTTACGTCACGGGCAAGGATCGAGAAAGATGGCCGCCCTCGTAGGTCGGTCCGGTCGTTTCGGGCAAATTGTTCGGTACCAGCTGAAGGTTCCACTGATCGCATCATGCCGATCAGCCC aCTGGAACAAGGACTGGTGCCCCAAGCCGGCACCACAGACGGAGGAAGAGTTGAGAGCGGCCGCCAAGAAGTACAGGATGCTGCCCGAGGACTACAAGGTGCGTGACCAGAGTGAGGGCCTCACCTGGGGCGACTACCCCAAGATTCCCACGGTCCCGGCAGGAAGCAGGGACCCCGAGGAGGACTACGACTTTCCCTACTTGAGGCGGAATTACGGCGAGCCG ATTAACATCTACATGGATGCGTACACCCTCGAAAGACTAGACTTGCAAAGGCAACGTACTCCAAT GTGGAAGCAGATAGCCATGTTTCTGGGCACAGTGATTGGCTTTTGGTACCTCAGCAACCTCTTCAACCGCCCAGAGTTCCCAAAGATTGGTGTAGACCTG GGTCCACCACAACGGCCAAACGACGGAGTCGTCCACTATACCTTTGATCCGGTGGAGTAG